From Crassaminicella indica, one genomic window encodes:
- a CDS encoding CPBP family intramembrane glutamic endopeptidase translates to MKKYLKMVGNIFMYSIIYFVLQIAAIFAGSIFYAIKYAGKVPNEELVGKIQEGITQNTFIFVATAAIVTLVIYMLILRNKEENLWQRCKFEKLSVKQYIWIVLGLISLSFVSSNVVMSTQHLFKSYEQVSKSIAAGSASFLGAICVLILLPIFEEVLFRGLIFNELRKHINIIISVALQALIFGLFHGNMLQGIYTFFLGIILAIIYVWSKSIWAPIVGHIVYNIMGIIVFPRILNYSIKFATILIIPGVIASVGFMIPLYLQYKRSYEELSNVDASIQS, encoded by the coding sequence GTGAAAAAATATTTAAAAATGGTAGGAAATATATTTATGTATTCAATTATATATTTTGTACTTCAAATTGCAGCAATATTTGCTGGTAGTATTTTTTATGCAATAAAGTATGCTGGTAAGGTTCCAAATGAAGAATTGGTAGGCAAAATTCAAGAAGGTATTACACAAAATACATTTATTTTTGTAGCCACAGCTGCAATTGTTACGTTAGTGATTTATATGCTAATACTAAGAAACAAAGAGGAAAACTTATGGCAAAGGTGTAAATTTGAAAAGCTTTCTGTAAAACAGTATATATGGATTGTGCTTGGGCTTATCAGTTTATCCTTTGTTAGTAGTAATGTAGTTATGTCTACACAACATTTATTTAAAAGCTACGAACAGGTTTCAAAAAGTATAGCAGCAGGAAGTGCATCATTTTTAGGGGCAATTTGTGTATTGATTTTATTGCCTATTTTTGAAGAAGTTTTGTTTAGAGGACTTATTTTTAATGAATTAAGAAAACATATCAATATTATTATTAGCGTTGCTTTGCAGGCTCTTATATTTGGTCTTTTTCATGGGAATATGTTACAAGGCATTTATACTTTCTTTTTAGGTATAATTTTAGCCATTATTTATGTTTGGAGTAAATCTATATGGGCGCCTATTGTAGGTCATATTGTCTATAATATTATGGGGATTATTGTATTCCCAAGAATACTTAATTATAGTATAAAATTTGCGACTATACTTATTATTCCAGGTGTTATAGCTTCAGTAGGTTTTATGATTCCTTTATATTTGCAATACAAAAGATCTTATGAGGAATTATCTAATGTAGATGCATCTATTCAATCATAA